The Ornithinimicrobium faecis genome includes a window with the following:
- a CDS encoding Uma2 family endonuclease, whose amino-acid sequence MGVMPTLPMSRSLTLEDFEAVRDVEDGHRYELIDGVLVVTPSPVPVHQRVVTRVWQLLSQDAPPGHEAFVAPLDIRLAVDTVVQPDILVAAAAAIGARRLDGVPVLAVEVLSPSTRHFDLSLKHSRYEEAGCPNYWVIDPHEPSLRAWHLTRDGYHLVAHVVGDEVAELADPWPLRIIPRALTNEP is encoded by the coding sequence ATGGGAGTCATGCCGACGCTGCCGATGAGCCGGTCACTGACCCTCGAGGACTTCGAGGCCGTTCGTGACGTCGAGGACGGCCACCGATACGAGCTCATTGACGGGGTGCTCGTCGTGACTCCCTCACCAGTGCCCGTGCACCAGCGGGTCGTCACCCGGGTGTGGCAGCTCCTGAGCCAGGACGCCCCACCGGGCCACGAAGCTTTCGTGGCCCCGCTCGACATCCGCCTCGCGGTCGACACCGTCGTCCAGCCGGACATCCTCGTCGCCGCCGCAGCAGCGATCGGTGCTCGTCGCCTTGACGGAGTCCCGGTGTTGGCCGTCGAGGTGCTCTCCCCCAGCACTCGGCACTTCGACCTCAGCCTGAAGCACTCGCGCTACGAGGAGGCCGGTTGCCCGAACTACTGGGTGATCGACCCGCACGAGCCTTCACTGCGTGCCTGGCACCTGACCCGTGACGGTTATCACCTGGTCGCGCACGTCGTCGGTGACGAGGTGGCCGAGCTGGCCGATCCGTGGCCACTGCGCATCATCCCCAGAGCACTCACCAATGAGCCCTGA
- a CDS encoding MetS family NSS transporter small subunit encodes MTGMAIAFLLLAIIVVWGGLAVAVVFYRRSGAAGGEPVRDTSGHVSFPHDT; translated from the coding sequence ATGACCGGCATGGCGATCGCCTTCCTGCTGCTGGCCATCATCGTGGTCTGGGGCGGCCTGGCCGTGGCGGTGGTCTTCTACCGCCGCTCCGGGGCCGCCGGGGGTGAACCGGTGCGGGACACGTCGGGACACGTTTCCTTCCCGCACGACACCTGA
- a CDS encoding sodium-dependent transporter, which yields MAKATKREHWSGQTGFLLAAIGSAVGLGNIWRFPGVAYENGGGAFLIPYLVALLTAGIPILFLDYALGHRYQGSAPTVFRRLFKGGEALGWFQVAISFVIMCYYGVILAWAMSFTVFSVTEAWGEDPTAFFTGTYLELAPEPGLSLDIVGHLLLPLLLAWLVVLVVMVLGVQSGVERANKWFLPLLVILFAILVVRALFLDGAMEGLNALFTPDFSQLTNTDVWLAAYSQIFFSLSIAFGIMITYSSYLKRKSDLTTTGLVAGFANSSFEILAGIGVFATLGFMAAQSGVGVNELEGLTGPILSFVTFPQIISMMPGGPIFGVLFFGSLVLAGFTSMISISQVVVAALQEKFAIGRAAASALVVGVCGTISILLFATTTGLYTLDTVDKYINEIGIITSAIVMTLVVAWGVRKLPTLRAHLNRVSAFQIGVWWHWLIAVVVPAMLIIMLGSTGYSLLVDGYAGYPTWYLNLMGWGVVGFAIVFAVVFALIPGRRGRAEEDAAFDPDDLTEDDELEEVQ from the coding sequence ATGGCGAAGGCAACCAAGCGTGAGCACTGGTCGGGACAGACCGGGTTCCTGCTGGCCGCGATCGGTTCGGCGGTCGGTCTGGGCAACATCTGGCGGTTCCCCGGCGTGGCCTATGAGAACGGCGGCGGTGCGTTCCTGATCCCCTATCTGGTGGCGCTGCTCACCGCGGGCATCCCGATCCTCTTCCTGGACTACGCCCTCGGCCACCGCTATCAGGGCTCGGCGCCCACCGTCTTCCGTCGCCTGTTCAAGGGCGGGGAGGCACTGGGCTGGTTCCAGGTCGCGATCTCGTTCGTCATCATGTGTTACTACGGCGTCATCCTCGCCTGGGCCATGAGCTTCACGGTCTTCTCTGTCACGGAGGCCTGGGGCGAGGACCCGACCGCCTTCTTCACCGGCACCTACCTCGAGCTCGCCCCCGAACCCGGGCTCAGCCTGGACATCGTCGGCCACCTGCTGCTGCCGCTCCTGCTGGCCTGGCTCGTCGTGCTGGTCGTGATGGTGCTGGGCGTGCAGAGCGGGGTCGAGCGGGCCAACAAGTGGTTCCTGCCCCTGCTGGTGATCCTGTTCGCGATCCTGGTGGTGCGCGCCCTGTTCCTCGACGGTGCGATGGAGGGCCTGAACGCTCTGTTCACGCCCGACTTCAGCCAACTCACCAACACCGATGTGTGGCTGGCGGCCTACAGTCAGATCTTCTTCTCGCTGTCGATCGCCTTCGGCATCATGATCACCTACTCCAGCTATCTGAAGCGCAAGTCTGACCTGACCACGACCGGGCTGGTCGCTGGCTTTGCCAACTCCTCGTTCGAGATCCTGGCCGGCATCGGCGTGTTCGCGACGCTGGGTTTCATGGCCGCCCAGAGCGGGGTCGGCGTCAACGAGCTGGAGGGCCTGACCGGCCCGATCCTCAGCTTCGTGACCTTCCCGCAGATCATCTCGATGATGCCCGGTGGCCCGATCTTTGGCGTGCTGTTCTTCGGCTCTCTGGTGCTGGCGGGCTTCACCTCGATGATCTCGATCTCCCAGGTCGTCGTGGCGGCGCTCCAGGAGAAGTTCGCCATCGGGCGGGCTGCTGCCTCGGCCCTGGTCGTCGGTGTCTGCGGCACCATCTCGATCCTGCTGTTCGCGACCACCACGGGCCTCTACACGCTGGACACCGTCGACAAATACATCAACGAGATCGGCATCATCACCTCGGCGATCGTGATGACCCTGGTCGTCGCGTGGGGCGTGCGCAAGCTGCCGACACTGCGGGCGCACCTCAACCGGGTCTCCGCCTTCCAGATCGGTGTCTGGTGGCACTGGCTCATCGCCGTGGTCGTGCCGGCGATGCTCATCATCATGCTGGGCTCGACGGGCTACTCGTTGCTCGTCGATGGCTATGCGGGCTATCCCACCTGGTATCTGAACCTGATGGGTTGGGGCGTGGTCGGCTTCGCGATCGTCTTCGCCGTCGTCTTCGCGCTCATCCCCGGGCGCAGGGGCCGGGCGGAAGAGGATGCGGCGTTTGATCCGGACGACCTGACGGAGGACGACGAGTTGGAGGAGGTCCAATGA
- a CDS encoding HAD family hydrolase — MTTTRAEPSPVAAVVFDMDGVLTDTETIWDEVRRGLAAQDGVPWPEGATEAMMGMSTPEWAQFLASEVGISGDPAERTLEGMAARYREHLPTLPGAVEAVQRLAARWPLALASSSARRLIDTSLATLGITDRFEVSVSTEEVARGKPAPDGFLRACELLGVEPARAVAIEDSSNGLRSASAAGMRVIAVPHEAFPPAADALALADVVVRNLDEVTVDLVAGLAAGRERP, encoded by the coding sequence GTGACCACCACGCGTGCAGAACCCTCGCCCGTTGCCGCTGTCGTCTTCGACATGGACGGCGTCCTAACTGACACCGAGACCATCTGGGACGAGGTGCGGCGCGGGCTGGCAGCGCAGGACGGCGTGCCCTGGCCCGAGGGGGCCACCGAGGCCATGATGGGTATGTCGACACCTGAGTGGGCGCAGTTCCTCGCCTCTGAGGTCGGCATCAGTGGGGACCCTGCCGAGCGCACGCTGGAGGGGATGGCGGCGCGTTATCGGGAGCACCTGCCGACGCTGCCGGGAGCCGTGGAGGCTGTGCAGCGCCTGGCTGCGCGTTGGCCGCTGGCGCTCGCGTCGTCCTCGGCCCGGCGCCTGATCGACACCTCGCTCGCGACCCTCGGCATCACCGACCGGTTCGAGGTCTCGGTGTCCACGGAGGAGGTCGCCCGCGGCAAGCCCGCCCCCGACGGCTTCCTGCGTGCCTGTGAGCTGCTCGGTGTGGAGCCCGCGCGGGCCGTGGCCATCGAGGACTCCAGCAACGGGCTGCGGTCAGCGTCCGCCGCGGGCATGCGGGTGATCGCCGTCCCCCACGAGGCCTTCCCTCCCGCTGCCGATGCCCTGGCGCTCGCCGATGTGGTCGTGCGCAACCTCGACGAGGTCACCGTGGACCTGGTGGCGGGGCTGGCTGCTGGGCGCGAGCGCCCATGA
- the rnhA gene encoding ribonuclease HI, with product MTEPQPVVEMWSDGACKGNPGVGGWGVWMRSGRHERELCGGAELTTNNQMELQAVIEGLRALKVPCEVTLHVDSSYVMNGMKTWIAGWKRNGWKTSAKKPVKNVELWQSLDTEVGRHTVHWVWVKGHSGDPGNERADELANKGVDEIRAHS from the coding sequence ATGACTGAGCCCCAGCCCGTGGTGGAGATGTGGAGCGACGGCGCCTGCAAGGGCAACCCCGGTGTTGGTGGGTGGGGCGTGTGGATGCGATCTGGCCGTCATGAGCGCGAGCTGTGCGGCGGGGCGGAGCTGACGACCAACAACCAGATGGAGCTGCAGGCTGTGATCGAGGGGCTGCGGGCCCTGAAGGTGCCGTGCGAGGTGACGCTGCACGTCGACTCGTCCTATGTCATGAACGGCATGAAGACCTGGATCGCGGGCTGGAAGCGCAATGGCTGGAAGACGTCGGCCAAGAAGCCGGTCAAGAACGTGGAGCTGTGGCAGTCGCTCGACACCGAGGTCGGCCGGCACACCGTGCACTGGGTCTGGGTCAAGGGCCACTCGGGCGACCCGGGCAACGAGCGCGCCGACGAGCTCGCCAACAAGGGCGTCGACGAGATCCGGGCGCACTCGTAG
- a CDS encoding CoA transferase, whose product MSDGSVRTGRLAGIRVVSLAGTLPGPVAARRLTREGADVVRVEGPGGDILRAVAPALVDDLTRDQETLQLNLKDAAGQDRLAELLDGAHVLLTSSRPAALARLGLTPESVAQRWPRLAWVAIVGATGDRAEEAGHDLTYQAEAGLLASGTELPRVLLADLSCAERVVTEVVLSLREVELHGTGGYAEVGLIESARDLGEPLRHGLTGPGGVLGGGSPSYNIYPARSGRVALAALEPHFWTRTQELLDVEGTHEALAEAFLERDAQEWEAWGAEHDVPVVAVR is encoded by the coding sequence ATGAGCGACGGGAGCGTGCGGACGGGCCGCCTCGCCGGCATCCGTGTCGTCAGCCTGGCCGGGACCCTGCCCGGACCGGTCGCCGCCCGCAGACTCACCCGCGAGGGTGCCGACGTGGTGCGGGTGGAGGGGCCCGGCGGCGACATCCTGCGCGCTGTCGCGCCCGCTCTGGTCGACGACCTGACGCGCGACCAGGAGACCCTCCAACTCAACCTCAAGGACGCGGCCGGCCAGGATCGGCTCGCCGAGCTGCTCGACGGGGCGCACGTGCTGCTGACGTCCTCCCGACCGGCGGCGCTCGCCCGCCTCGGGCTGACGCCGGAGAGCGTCGCGCAGCGCTGGCCCCGACTCGCCTGGGTCGCGATCGTCGGCGCCACCGGCGACCGGGCGGAGGAGGCCGGGCACGACCTGACCTATCAGGCGGAGGCCGGTCTGCTCGCCTCGGGCACCGAGCTGCCGCGGGTGCTGCTCGCGGACCTGTCCTGTGCCGAGCGCGTGGTCACCGAGGTGGTGCTCTCCCTGCGCGAGGTGGAGCTGCACGGCACCGGCGGGTATGCCGAGGTGGGGCTCATCGAGTCGGCCCGCGACCTGGGGGAGCCGCTGCGGCACGGACTCACCGGACCGGGTGGCGTCCTCGGCGGCGGCAGTCCGTCCTACAACATCTATCCGGCTCGGTCGGGGCGGGTCGCGCTCGCGGCGCTGGAGCCGCACTTCTGGACCCGGACCCAGGAGCTGCTCGACGTCGAGGGCACCCACGAGGCGCTCGCCGAGGCCTTCCTTGAGCGAGATGCGCAGGAGTGGGAGGCCTGGGGCGCCGAGCACGACGTCCCGGTGGTCGCCGTGCGCTGA
- a CDS encoding TIGR03084 family metal-binding protein, with product MSLLDEVLTDLGAESDALDGVVAPLDDLGWRTQTPAEGWDVATQIAHLAWTDEATVAAATSSPAWDQLVTDAHDDLGSLVDRAATAGSEAGPTEILSRWRRSRAAVSEALRAVPRGTRIPWFGPPMGATSAATARFMETWAHSVDVHEALGVEPPRTDRVRHVALLGVLTRAFAFTVHDRPAPEEPVFVSLTLPSGAQWTHGEPGATNVVSGSAHDFALRVTQRRHRADLDLVAEGHVADEWLDLAQAFAGPPGPGRPPVDNS from the coding sequence ATGAGCCTGCTGGACGAGGTGCTGACTGACCTGGGGGCCGAGTCCGACGCCCTGGATGGCGTCGTCGCGCCCCTGGACGACCTCGGCTGGCGGACCCAGACTCCCGCCGAGGGGTGGGACGTGGCCACGCAGATCGCGCACCTGGCCTGGACGGATGAGGCCACGGTGGCCGCCGCGACGAGCAGCCCGGCCTGGGACCAGCTCGTGACAGATGCCCACGATGATCTCGGCAGCCTGGTGGACCGGGCCGCGACGGCCGGGTCCGAAGCCGGGCCCACCGAGATCCTGTCCCGCTGGCGCCGGTCACGGGCGGCCGTGAGCGAGGCTCTCCGTGCGGTGCCGCGCGGCACCAGGATCCCCTGGTTCGGGCCACCCATGGGTGCCACGTCGGCGGCGACAGCACGGTTTATGGAGACCTGGGCACACTCGGTCGATGTGCACGAGGCCCTCGGGGTCGAGCCTCCCCGCACGGACCGGGTCCGGCACGTCGCCCTCCTGGGTGTGCTGACCCGAGCATTCGCGTTCACGGTCCACGACCGGCCCGCCCCCGAGGAGCCGGTGTTCGTCTCGCTGACGCTGCCCTCCGGTGCCCAGTGGACCCACGGAGAACCGGGCGCCACCAACGTGGTGAGCGGATCGGCACACGACTTTGCCCTGCGGGTGACGCAGCGACGGCACCGGGCCGACCTCGACCTGGTCGCGGAGGGTCACGTCGCCGACGAGTGGCTGGATCTCGCCCAGGCGTTCGCGGGACCACCCGGACCAGGTCGGCCCCCTGTGGACAACTCCTGA
- a CDS encoding chorismate-binding protein → MPTVHPLLDRVLADPAGLSWALLWREVGPEVELLVGDVRDVDLLADIPTATAATPVLAMVPFRQITERGFDAHDDGTPLRVLVATQTERIPLDLLLGILPSDPVEVTGERFSVTDEAYAEIVTSVIEDEIGNGEGANFVIRRDVVAHTDTAPASAALTWFRTLLTDERGTYWTFAVHTPGHTLVGATPERHVSVRDGRVQMNPISGTFRHPRDGADVEGAFREFIADTKETEELFMVVDEEMKMMAQVCSTGGRITGPYLKQMAHLTHTEYLLDGRSTADPRDVLRQTMFAPTVTGSPMENACAVIRRHEPDGRGYYSGVLALFEREPGNGAPVGPEALDAPILIRAAHLDDAGEVRVSAGATLVRHSDPTSEVAETTAKASGMLAALGLRPRREPSHTPVLRDLPGVADALEARNESLAAFWLSPQGARPDPDLAGRSVLVIDAEDRWTQMLAHQVRHVGMTAEVRRWDTVQVEDVLEPDLVLFGPGPGDPDDPSDARLAQLRQLMAARLEAARPLLAVCLSHQVLSRLAGLKITKLERPNQGVQLAVDLWGTPARIGFYNTFVARPGTARLTRGGTDVALEVAAHAEHGVVGLRGPGIASIQGHAESVLSRDGLVTLHALIRHALRPVPSPAGADA, encoded by the coding sequence ATGCCGACCGTGCACCCCTTGCTCGACCGTGTCCTCGCCGACCCCGCAGGGTTGTCCTGGGCGCTGCTGTGGCGCGAGGTGGGACCGGAGGTCGAACTCCTCGTCGGCGACGTGCGGGACGTCGACCTGCTCGCCGACATCCCAACCGCCACGGCGGCGACGCCCGTGCTGGCCATGGTGCCGTTCCGGCAGATCACCGAGCGCGGGTTCGATGCCCACGATGACGGCACGCCGTTGCGCGTCCTGGTCGCCACGCAGACCGAGCGGATCCCGCTCGACCTGCTCCTCGGCATACTGCCCTCTGATCCTGTGGAGGTGACTGGCGAGCGGTTCAGCGTCACGGACGAGGCGTATGCCGAGATCGTCACCTCGGTGATCGAGGACGAGATCGGCAACGGCGAGGGCGCCAACTTCGTGATCCGCCGCGACGTCGTGGCCCACACGGACACCGCCCCCGCGAGCGCCGCGCTGACCTGGTTCCGCACGCTGCTGACCGATGAGCGCGGGACCTACTGGACCTTTGCGGTGCACACGCCGGGTCACACACTGGTGGGCGCGACCCCGGAGCGGCACGTGAGCGTGCGCGACGGGCGGGTGCAGATGAACCCGATCTCCGGCACGTTCCGGCACCCGCGCGACGGCGCCGACGTGGAGGGTGCCTTCCGCGAGTTCATCGCCGACACCAAGGAGACCGAGGAGCTCTTCATGGTGGTCGATGAGGAGATGAAGATGATGGCCCAGGTGTGCTCCACGGGAGGGCGGATCACCGGGCCCTACCTCAAGCAGATGGCGCACCTGACGCACACCGAGTATCTGCTCGACGGACGGTCGACGGCGGACCCTCGGGATGTGTTGCGGCAGACGATGTTTGCGCCCACCGTGACGGGTTCGCCGATGGAGAACGCGTGCGCCGTCATCCGGCGGCACGAGCCGGACGGGCGGGGCTACTACTCCGGGGTGCTGGCGCTGTTCGAGCGGGAGCCGGGCAACGGCGCCCCCGTCGGCCCGGAGGCACTGGATGCCCCGATCCTGATCCGCGCCGCACACCTCGACGACGCCGGCGAGGTGCGGGTCAGTGCGGGTGCCACGTTGGTGCGCCACTCCGATCCGACCTCGGAGGTGGCCGAGACCACCGCCAAGGCCAGTGGGATGCTCGCCGCCCTGGGGCTGCGCCCGCGGCGCGAGCCGAGCCACACCCCGGTGTTGCGGGACCTGCCCGGCGTGGCCGATGCCCTCGAGGCCCGCAACGAGTCGCTGGCCGCCTTCTGGCTCTCGCCGCAGGGTGCGCGTCCCGATCCTGACCTGGCCGGACGCTCCGTGCTGGTCATCGATGCCGAGGACAGGTGGACCCAGATGCTGGCTCACCAGGTGCGCCACGTGGGCATGACCGCCGAGGTGCGCCGCTGGGACACCGTGCAGGTGGAGGACGTGCTGGAGCCTGATCTGGTGCTGTTCGGTCCCGGTCCGGGTGACCCCGACGATCCGAGCGACGCCCGGCTGGCGCAACTGCGCCAGCTCATGGCGGCACGGCTCGAGGCAGCCCGACCGCTGCTCGCGGTGTGCCTCAGCCACCAGGTGCTGTCCCGGCTGGCGGGTCTGAAGATCACCAAGCTGGAGCGCCCCAACCAGGGCGTGCAGCTCGCGGTCGACCTGTGGGGCACTCCGGCGCGGATCGGCTTCTACAACACCTTCGTGGCCCGCCCGGGCACCGCGCGACTCACCCGCGGCGGCACCGACGTCGCGTTGGAGGTCGCCGCCCACGCCGAGCACGGAGTCGTGGGGCTGCGCGGTCCGGGCATCGCCTCGATCCAGGGCCACGCCGAGTCGGTCCTGTCCCGCGACGGTCTGGTGACCCTGCACGCGCTGATCCGGCACGCGCTGCGTCCCGTGCCGTCCCCGGCCGGAGCCGACGCATGA